The nucleotide window ATCGCGGCGCAGGAGGTACGCGAGAAAGTTGCGCGGCTGCAAGCGACGTTCCCCGACGGAGTGGATACACCTCAAGTCTCGCGCTTCAAACCGGACGACCAGACAATTCTCTCTCTTGCGGCATCCTCGTACAGCCGGACGCTGCCCGAAATCACCACGCTTGCCAATCGCGTGATCACTAATCGCCTGAGCGTCATATCCGGCGTCGGCCAGATTTCACTGGTTGGCGGTAGCGAGCGGCAGGTTCTCGTGATTGTGGATCCTGATCGTTTGGAGGCTTATGGCGTCGGTGTCTCTACCGTCATGGATGCAATCCGACGCGAGAACCAGGACCGGGCGGCGGGAACGCTCATATCCGGCATTAACCAGCGGATCGTGACGGTCGAGGGACGCATCGCGGACGCTTCAGGCTTCAACAGCATCATCGTCGCTCAAAGCGGCGGCTATCCCGTCTACCTCTCGGACGTGGCGACTGTTCTCGACACAGGCGCTGAAGTGACCAGCCGTGCGAACTTTCAGAGCATGACATCTCTTGGGGTGGATATCGTCAAGATCCGCGGCGCGAACACGGTAGAGGTAGCGTCCGCGCTTCGCAGGGAAATCGCTGCGTTGAACACAGAACTAGCAAAGGAGAACGTTCAGCTCACCATCACGCGTGACAACTCCCGGCCCATAGCCTCCCAGGTTTCCGAAGTTCAGCGGACGCTGATCGAAGGCGGTGTTCTGGCCGTGCTGGTCGTGTTCGTGTTTTTGAACTCCTGGCGATCCACGGTCATCACCGGCCTTACGCTCCCCATTTCAGTCATCGGCACATTCGCGACCATCTACGCTTTCGGCTTCACGCTGAACGTCATGACGCTGATGGCACTCTCCCTGTCGATTGGTATTCTCATTGACGACGCGATAGTCGTTCGTGAAAACATCACCCGGCATCTCCATATGGGCAAGGATCATGTCAGGGCGGCGCTCGATGGCACCAACGAGATTGGCCTTGCCGTTCTGTCGACTACACTGTGCATTGTCGCGGTGTTTCTACCTGTGGCGTTCATGGGCGGGCTGATTGGTCTCTTCTTCCTGCAGTTTGGCGTTACCGTCGCCGTGGCCGTGGTGATTTCGCTCTTTGTCTCCTTTAGCCTCGATCCGATGCTGTCGAGCGTTTGGTACGACCCCCAATCTCAAAAAGGTGCTAAGCGAGGCTTCTTCGGTCGGATGATTGAGCGATTCGATCAATGGTTCGAGGGTCTCACGAGCCGGTACCGCTCTGTCATTCACTGGTCATTCGACCACCGGAAAACGACGATTGCTGTTGTCGTTGGCATGTTCGTTGGCAGCCTGGTGCTTGTGCCGCGCATCGGAACTGAGTTTTTGCCGCCAGCCGACCAGGGTGAAGTGAGCATATCGCTAGAAGCCAACGAAGGCGCTTCCCTCGATTATATGGCCGCAAAGGTCGGCCAAGTCGAACAAGTGCTGCGGGAATTCGATTATGTCGCCTCGACCTATTCCACCATCAACTCCCGCGGAGTGCGCGGCTCGAACCAGGCCATGGTGGCCGTGCAACTTGTGCCCAGCGATCAACGGAGGCTGACGACGGCGGAAACCATTGATCCCATCCGTCAGCGGCTTGCTAGAATCGCCGGCCTAGATATCTCCGTCAGACAGCCTTCCGGACTGAGCGGATCGTTGAAGCCGCTGGAACTCTCGATTCTCGGGGATGGTGATGAAGAGCTGCGACGGCTCTCCGATCAAATCACCTCGGCGCTCGCGGCTATCCCAGGCGCGACGGAAATCGAATCTTCGATTGAAAATGTTCGACCAACGCTGGCGGTCCGGGTACGCCGAGAGGCGGCGAGCGATCTGGGCGTGTCGATCGCGATGATCGGCGATACGCTCAGGCCACTCATCGCCGGCGATGCGATATCCGTATGGAACGGCCCCGACGGAGAGCCCCATGATGTTGTGGTGCGTCTGCCCCCGACCGGCCGACGGGATGCCGCACAGCTCCGCAATCTCACAATCTCGACCGGCCGTACGGACGACAACGGCAAGCCGGTAACAGTATTGCTGGATCAAGTCGCCGACGTCGTCGAGGGCACCGCGGCTGATGCAATCACCCGCAAGGATCTATCGCGGGAGGTCCGCATATCCAGTAATATCGAAGGAAGAGCTTTGGGCGACGTTGCGGCCGATCTGAACGCCGCGATCGCAAAGATGGACATCCCGGTCGGATTTCGCATCTCGTTCGGCGGTGATGCGAAGAACCTGGCCGAGAGCACCGCCTATGCACTCCAGTCGCTGGTGCTAGCCGCAATCTTCATCTACATCATTCTGGCTTCTCAGTTCGGCTCCTTCATCCAGCCAATTGCTATTATGATGACATTGCCGCTATCCCTGATGGGCGCCCTACTTGGTCTTCTGTTTACCGGATCGACTCTCAACATGTTCTCGATGATCGGCTTCGTCATGCTGATGGGGCTGGTGACCAAGAACGCGATTCTTCTCGTCGACTACTCCAATCTAGGCGTTCGGGAAGGCAAGAGTCTGCGTCAGAGCCTCGCTGATGCCGGAGCGGTAAGGCTCCGGCCGATCGTAATGACGACCCTCGCCATGATCTTCGGTATGCTCCCGACGGCCTTGGGCTTAGGCGAAGGCGGCGCGCAGCGCGCCCCGATGGCCCATGCGGTCATCGGCGGGTTGATATCCTCGACCCTCCTCACTTTGGTCTTTGTGCCTGTCGTACTCACGTACCTCGATGCCTTGGCCAGGCGCGTCAAACGCTGGCTCACGCATCCTGCAGAGACGAACGCCTCGGCTCAGCCCAACGACTTCGATAAGCACGAAAGTCGTACTGTCTCTGTCGCAGGCGAGCAGACCACGACAACACCGATCGGACGTCAGTTCGGCACAGCAAATAAGTGAGGTCGTATGCATGAAATTTCCCTCGCGGACGTACCGGGGTTGGTTGGCCAGGAACTCGGTACATCCAAATGGATCACTGTCGATCAAAGGATGATCAACCTCTTCGCCGATGCGACCCATGACCATCAATTCATTCACGTGGACCCGGAACGCGCAGCGGCCGAAAGCTATGGAAAGGTATGCTTTCGCGCTCTGCGCGCATCGAACTTCGTGCTCGAGGTCGCCAGGTCCTGTGCCGGGAGACGGACGCACGCGCCAACCGGCCGAGAAGCACTAGAAAGCCAAGCCCGCTCCAAACACCTCGATCGCGTAGAAATACAGTTCGGCGTCAAGAGCGCGCTTGCTATTAGCGGAATGTCGAAACCCGTGCCGTTCTCCGAAACAAGGAAACACCCAACCGGCCTAGCGCAGTGCCGAAGCGCAGCAACAATCGCTCGGGTATGATTCGGCGGCACCACCGCGTTCCTCACCGTGAAAGAGGGACAGCAATCAGCACGCCGCCAGCATCGTGGCGAATGCGATCGGGTTTGCCAGGACGCGATCGGCCGCTGCAAAGAAGAAGAACACAGCATTGCTGTAACGGCATTATCGCCGCTCGTTGAACGCCAAGCGATGCTCCACATAGAACGCCGAGGTGTCTATGGGCCGCTTCTCGTTCGCGGTCAGTTTCTTGATATACTGCTTCGTGGGGCCGTTGGTGGCGGTGAGAGGGCAGGCGCGGTCAGCAACATGCAACAAGGTTCAGTGCCGATGTCAATCTTTTGCTGACTTTTCCTGGCGCACATCCTTGGGGCCCAGGAGCAAAGCTGTGCTGGTAAAACTTACGTCTGAGCTCAACCACTCGAACATGGAGTAATCGCGGCGCGACCGTCTCTGGTTTTTGGGCTGGTGAGGGTGGTTGCCCCCGATAGGATGGAAAAACGGGCTCTCGATTGGAACCGGGGCCAAACATCGGATGGAGGCAACCTTGAACCAATATATTGGCCTTGATGTTTCATTGAAAGATACCGCAATTTCGATCCGGGAGGACGGGAAACGGATCTGGCGGGGGAAATGTCCTTCGGATCCCAATCTTCTCGCGCAGATGATCCGCAAAAAAGCTC belongs to Sinorhizobium garamanticum and includes:
- a CDS encoding efflux RND transporter permease subunit, encoding MFLTRISVNHPVFATMMMVTILVLGLFSYGRLGVDHYPETDLPIVVVETTYTGASPVSVETEISRTIESALNTIGGIDSITSESYEGRSIVAVQFELDVDPKIAAQEVREKVARLQATFPDGVDTPQVSRFKPDDQTILSLAASSYSRTLPEITTLANRVITNRLSVISGVGQISLVGGSERQVLVIVDPDRLEAYGVGVSTVMDAIRRENQDRAAGTLISGINQRIVTVEGRIADASGFNSIIVAQSGGYPVYLSDVATVLDTGAEVTSRANFQSMTSLGVDIVKIRGANTVEVASALRREIAALNTELAKENVQLTITRDNSRPIASQVSEVQRTLIEGGVLAVLVVFVFLNSWRSTVITGLTLPISVIGTFATIYAFGFTLNVMTLMALSLSIGILIDDAIVVRENITRHLHMGKDHVRAALDGTNEIGLAVLSTTLCIVAVFLPVAFMGGLIGLFFLQFGVTVAVAVVISLFVSFSLDPMLSSVWYDPQSQKGAKRGFFGRMIERFDQWFEGLTSRYRSVIHWSFDHRKTTIAVVVGMFVGSLVLVPRIGTEFLPPADQGEVSISLEANEGASLDYMAAKVGQVEQVLREFDYVASTYSTINSRGVRGSNQAMVAVQLVPSDQRRLTTAETIDPIRQRLARIAGLDISVRQPSGLSGSLKPLELSILGDGDEELRRLSDQITSALAAIPGATEIESSIENVRPTLAVRVRREAASDLGVSIAMIGDTLRPLIAGDAISVWNGPDGEPHDVVVRLPPTGRRDAAQLRNLTISTGRTDDNGKPVTVLLDQVADVVEGTAADAITRKDLSREVRISSNIEGRALGDVAADLNAAIAKMDIPVGFRISFGGDAKNLAESTAYALQSLVLAAIFIYIILASQFGSFIQPIAIMMTLPLSLMGALLGLLFTGSTLNMFSMIGFVMLMGLVTKNAILLVDYSNLGVREGKSLRQSLADAGAVRLRPIVMTTLAMIFGMLPTALGLGEGGAQRAPMAHAVIGGLISSTLLTLVFVPVVLTYLDALARRVKRWLTHPAETNASAQPNDFDKHESRTVSVAGEQTTTTPIGRQFGTANK